In Armatimonadota bacterium, the following proteins share a genomic window:
- a CDS encoding PQQ-binding-like beta-propeller repeat protein: MSRRLCAVLLLVMILAVASYAAEPFTFIHISDVHVNSQGKHTEKLRAIADEIEAMNPKPALVVCTGDLVEVGFESEFQQYKAAMESFGVPVYNVSGNHETKWSNWGKFGPTKFLGQDPYYSFDHGGVHFVGLDSALWLEHYGILDQHMLTWLKADLEKAGKDTPSVLFYHHMPGFIPNEDQLLRTIRPFNVKLILVGHGHNFKTWRKNGVLFQEVKGVMNAPGGYRILEVTGDEIKSYTKITGGEKTADGTVSLKPTTNPVSLLRPKTGRIVEGQVQVRARVGALMEKVEYAVDGDYKPIERGRSGIYEAKSDFSGTPGRHLVSVRATDKDGMEWSDAAWVRIGAGGKEAWHINVSGAIERPIRADGDRLYFGCWGGDVYCLDARTGKEIWRKNVGADTISYPAVSDGLVFLGSVNGKILALNADTGKQAWEYKTDGPVCGSPAVGEGKVFIGSGDCSFYAIDANTGDLAWRYEMKRMNQTVPIYMNGVVYFGAWDGHFHAVSAATGKDVWLYKTGDTLYWSPSNSDPSTDGKSIVVTAYQGETPGAPDVFCIDLKTGGEVWKRKNPGGKSLAIFNSPMVVGDRFYLPDVGGNLYCMRMSDGGETWRTTIGQTSYDNWPVYADGKLYVSGLRGNLVCFDAATGDKEWTYSTGNGYLLASPTVWKDLVIVPSMDGTVTAVKR; encoded by the coding sequence ATGTCAAGACGTTTATGCGCTGTTCTGCTGCTCGTTATGATTCTGGCGGTCGCATCGTATGCGGCTGAGCCGTTCACGTTCATTCACATATCGGATGTGCACGTCAACTCGCAGGGAAAGCACACCGAGAAGCTGCGGGCCATCGCCGACGAGATCGAGGCCATGAACCCGAAGCCGGCGCTCGTCGTATGCACGGGCGACCTGGTGGAGGTCGGCTTCGAATCCGAGTTCCAGCAGTACAAGGCCGCGATGGAGAGCTTCGGCGTCCCCGTCTACAACGTCTCCGGCAACCACGAGACCAAGTGGTCGAACTGGGGCAAGTTCGGCCCGACGAAGTTCCTCGGCCAGGACCCGTACTACAGCTTCGATCACGGCGGCGTGCACTTCGTCGGCCTGGACAGCGCGCTCTGGCTCGAGCACTACGGCATCCTCGACCAGCACATGCTGACGTGGCTGAAGGCCGACCTGGAGAAGGCCGGCAAGGATACGCCGTCCGTGCTCTTTTACCACCACATGCCGGGGTTCATCCCGAACGAGGACCAGCTTCTCCGCACGATCAGGCCCTTCAATGTGAAGCTCATACTCGTGGGGCACGGGCACAACTTCAAGACCTGGCGGAAGAACGGCGTACTCTTTCAGGAGGTCAAGGGCGTCATGAACGCTCCCGGGGGCTACCGGATTCTGGAGGTGACCGGCGACGAGATCAAGAGCTACACGAAGATCACGGGAGGAGAGAAGACGGCCGATGGAACCGTCTCCCTCAAGCCGACCACCAATCCCGTCTCCCTCCTCCGCCCGAAGACCGGACGCATAGTAGAGGGCCAAGTGCAGGTTCGCGCGCGGGTAGGTGCCCTGATGGAGAAGGTGGAGTACGCCGTTGACGGCGACTACAAGCCGATCGAGCGCGGCAGGTCCGGCATCTACGAGGCGAAGTCGGACTTCAGCGGTACGCCCGGCCGGCACCTGGTCTCGGTCCGCGCGACCGACAAGGACGGCATGGAGTGGTCGGATGCCGCGTGGGTCCGCATTGGGGCGGGCGGCAAGGAAGCATGGCATATCAACGTCTCCGGCGCGATCGAGCGCCCGATCCGGGCGGATGGCGACCGGCTCTACTTCGGCTGCTGGGGCGGCGACGTGTACTGCCTCGATGCACGAACTGGGAAAGAGATCTGGCGGAAGAACGTAGGGGCCGACACGATCAGCTATCCTGCGGTATCGGACGGCCTGGTCTTCCTGGGATCGGTGAACGGGAAGATTCTCGCGCTCAATGCAGACACCGGCAAACAGGCGTGGGAGTACAAGACCGACGGCCCGGTGTGCGGTTCGCCTGCCGTTGGCGAAGGCAAGGTCTTCATCGGCTCGGGCGATTGCTCGTTCTACGCGATCGATGCGAATACCGGCGATCTTGCCTGGCGCTACGAGATGAAGCGGATGAACCAGACCGTGCCGATCTACATGAACGGCGTGGTCTACTTCGGCGCGTGGGACGGGCACTTCCATGCCGTCAGTGCAGCGACCGGCAAGGACGTATGGCTGTACAAGACCGGCGATACGCTCTACTGGTCGCCCTCGAACTCCGATCCGTCTACGGACGGCAAGAGCATCGTTGTGACCGCCTACCAGGGCGAGACGCCGGGCGCGCCGGACGTCTTCTGCATAGACTTGAAGACCGGCGGCGAGGTATGGAAGCGCAAGAACCCGGGCGGGAAGTCGCTCGCCATCTTCAACAGCCCCATGGTGGTCGGAGACAGGTTCTACCTGCCGGACGTCGGCGGCAACCTCTACTGCATGAGGATGTCCGACGGCGGAGAGACATGGCGCACCACGATCGGCCAGACCAGCTACGACAACTGGCCGGTGTACGCGGACGGCAAGCTCTACGTCTCGGGCCTGCGGGGGAACCTCGTCTGCTTCGATGCGGCAACCGGCGACAAGGAGTGGACCTATTCCACCGGCAACGGATACCTGCTCGCATCGCCGACGGTCTGGAAGGACCTGGTGATCGTCCCGTCTATGGACGGCACGGTCACGGCGGTGAAGCGGTAA
- a CDS encoding sulfite exporter TauE/SafE family protein has protein sequence MHLELWQWAMGAGAALLVGISKTGIPGVGILVVPLLAATFGGRPSIGIMLPMLIMGDIFAATWYRRHVQWDKLIGLLPWVVVGLAIGTVTLWKTGKMTGTRDLIGQMMGVLVLIMIAVYFLQKSLGEKLTPKSKIGMAGTGVSAGFSTMVSNAAGPIMQIYLAAHRLPKNEFMGTIAWYFFTINLSKLPVYIVLSMLNPGNPIVTKSSAIFNLLIFPVIVVGVYIGKWILPRMSQKQFDVAVFALAAAGAIKLLIG, from the coding sequence ATGCACCTCGAACTCTGGCAGTGGGCGATGGGAGCCGGCGCGGCTCTGCTCGTGGGAATATCGAAGACCGGCATCCCCGGCGTGGGCATCCTGGTCGTGCCGCTGCTGGCGGCGACGTTCGGCGGGCGGCCGTCGATCGGGATCATGCTCCCGATGCTGATCATGGGCGACATCTTCGCCGCCACCTGGTACAGACGCCACGTGCAGTGGGACAAGCTCATCGGCTTGCTCCCGTGGGTCGTCGTCGGGCTCGCGATCGGGACGGTCACTCTGTGGAAGACGGGCAAGATGACCGGCACGAGAGACCTCATCGGGCAGATGATGGGGGTGCTCGTGCTGATCATGATCGCGGTGTACTTCCTGCAGAAGTCCCTTGGTGAGAAGCTAACCCCGAAGTCGAAGATCGGCATGGCAGGCACCGGCGTCTCGGCAGGGTTCTCGACGATGGTATCGAACGCGGCCGGGCCGATCATGCAGATCTACCTGGCCGCTCACAGGTTGCCGAAGAACGAGTTCATGGGCACGATCGCCTGGTACTTCTTCACGATCAACCTGAGCAAGCTGCCGGTCTACATCGTGCTCAGCATGCTAAACCCCGGCAACCCGATCGTCACCAAATCCTCGGCGATCTTCAACCTCCTCATATTCCCGGTCATCGTCGTGGGCGTCTACATCGGCAAGTGGATACTCCCCCGGATGTCGCAGAAGCAGTTCGATGTCGCGGTCTTCGCCCTTGCGGCGGCGGGCGCAATCAAGCTGCTCATTGGGTAA
- a CDS encoding ACT domain-containing protein: MLVRLARDRVSCYNGRMRDFIVTAMARDRVGIVRDVSSALAGLGGNITRLSETVVRGYFTLIISVEVPDERAESEVRRAVSECGASGELEVGVKPYVEQPAPDEGIVEHFTLTMRGVDQPGIIARTTSYLAENGINIEDFYCYVHEGILLMLAEVSIPEGVDAESVQAGLEGVGGEFGLVIHLQHDNIFRATSDVRPVIEITRGAGG, from the coding sequence GTGCTGGTGCGACTGGCGCGGGACCGCGTGTCCTGCTACAATGGGCGCATGAGAGACTTCATCGTCACCGCGATGGCGCGAGACCGCGTGGGGATCGTGCGCGACGTCAGCAGCGCCCTCGCGGGACTCGGGGGCAACATCACCCGCCTCAGCGAGACCGTCGTGCGCGGATACTTCACCCTCATCATCTCCGTCGAGGTGCCCGACGAGCGGGCCGAATCGGAGGTACGCCGGGCAGTCAGCGAATGCGGAGCATCGGGCGAACTCGAGGTCGGGGTGAAGCCGTATGTCGAGCAGCCCGCGCCCGATGAAGGCATCGTTGAGCATTTCACCCTCACCATGCGCGGTGTCGATCAGCCGGGAATCATCGCGCGGACGACCTCGTACCTCGCCGAGAACGGCATCAACATCGAGGACTTCTACTGCTACGTCCACGAGGGCATCCTCCTCATGCTGGCGGAGGTATCCATTCCCGAAGGCGTTGACGCAGAGTCGGTCCAAGCCGGGCTCGAGGGCGTCGGCGGCGAGTTCGGGCTGGTGATTCACCTCCAGCACGACAACATCTTCCGCGCGACGAGTGACGTCAGGCCGGTCATCGAGATAACGCGGGGAGCAGGCGGATGA
- a CDS encoding PFL family protein produces the protein MSREETFELIDMLQKEHLDVRAVNMGIDLFDCADRGIERVCRLVREKIVRCASPLVGACDSISKRYGIPIVNKRVAVSPIADVMAGHDRDALLQLAHTLDAAASDAGVDFIGGYSALVQKGMSEADRTLIESLPDVLSQTSRLCASINAASTKAGINVEGLLLLGRILLDIAARTAEHDGFGCAKLSVFANIPEDNPFMAGAYKGVGEPETVINIGVSGPGVVKRAIERLRETTPNCTLGDIAEQIKSTAFRVTRCGELIGREVARSVGAEFGIVDLSLAPTPAVGDSVGEIFQAMGIPQIGGPGTTAALAMLNDAVKKGGSFASSSVGGLSGAFIPVAEDSALAKAVEDGHLRLEKLEAMTSVCSVGLDMIALPGDTSAETLTAIAMDELAIGVVNGKTTSVRLIPVPDKKAGDRAVFGGLFGESPILAVPNHTSDAFVSHGGRIPAPLTSLNN, from the coding sequence ATGAGTCGAGAAGAGACTTTCGAACTGATTGACATGCTCCAGAAGGAGCACCTGGACGTGCGCGCGGTAAACATGGGAATCGACCTGTTCGACTGCGCGGACAGGGGTATCGAGCGAGTCTGCCGGCTCGTTCGCGAGAAGATCGTGCGGTGTGCATCGCCACTCGTCGGCGCGTGCGACTCGATCTCCAAGCGGTACGGCATTCCCATCGTCAACAAGCGCGTGGCCGTGAGCCCGATCGCCGACGTGATGGCCGGCCACGACCGGGATGCGCTCCTCCAACTTGCCCACACGCTCGATGCGGCCGCCTCGGATGCCGGGGTGGACTTTATCGGCGGCTACTCGGCGCTCGTCCAGAAGGGCATGAGCGAGGCTGACCGGACGCTCATCGAGAGCCTTCCTGACGTGCTCTCGCAGACCTCCAGGCTCTGCGCTTCGATCAACGCCGCGAGCACGAAGGCGGGGATCAACGTGGAGGGGCTCCTGCTCCTGGGTCGGATCCTGCTCGATATCGCCGCGCGTACCGCCGAGCACGACGGATTCGGGTGCGCCAAGCTCAGCGTCTTCGCCAATATCCCCGAGGACAACCCGTTCATGGCGGGCGCGTACAAGGGCGTTGGTGAGCCGGAGACCGTCATCAACATCGGAGTCAGCGGGCCGGGCGTCGTGAAGCGCGCGATCGAGCGGCTGAGGGAGACGACGCCGAACTGCACGCTGGGCGACATCGCCGAGCAGATCAAGAGCACCGCGTTCCGAGTCACCCGCTGCGGAGAACTGATCGGGCGTGAGGTCGCGAGGTCGGTCGGCGCGGAGTTCGGGATCGTGGACCTCTCGCTCGCACCCACCCCGGCGGTCGGCGACAGCGTCGGGGAGATCTTCCAGGCGATGGGGATTCCGCAGATCGGCGGGCCGGGCACGACCGCGGCGCTTGCGATGCTTAACGACGCCGTCAAGAAGGGCGGATCGTTCGCATCGTCTTCGGTCGGCGGGCTCTCCGGCGCGTTCATCCCGGTCGCGGAGGACTCGGCACTGGCGAAGGCGGTCGAGGACGGGCATCTGAGGCTCGAAAAGCTCGAGGCGATGACGAGCGTCTGCTCGGTCGGGCTCGACATGATCGCGCTCCCCGGCGACACGTCCGCCGAGACGCTCACGGCGATTGCGATGGACGAGCTGGCGATCGGAGTGGTCAACGGGAAGACGACCTCGGTGCGGCTGATCCCGGTCCCGGACAAGAAGGCGGGCGACCGCGCGGTCTTCGGCGGCCTCTTCGGCGAGAGCCCGATCCTGGCGGTCCCGAACCACACCTCCGACGCCTTCGTCTCCCACGGCGGCCGGATTCCGGCGCCCCTGACGAGTTTGAATAACTAG
- a CDS encoding class I SAM-dependent methyltransferase, with protein sequence MAGTYQTPDWETYRMDVRQPHEALEPIEREIEVVDGALRALVDPGIIPHAEYDLDKFLAHRRAVRDLFEIPWTAITPRMQRLIWAINAIKQPNNMIAAGVYCGNTFISNAGAAVGPGACYTAENLIGIEIKPEEAERAERNVRRIDPTGVARIVAADAVDVVRDFDGQIDLLYLDADGAGGRGKGVYLDILEACIDRMPPGSVVLAHNSVNCFERLKFYLDFVRDPANCAASVNVILDPEGLEVSVR encoded by the coding sequence ATGGCAGGCACATATCAGACCCCTGACTGGGAGACATACCGCATGGATGTCCGGCAGCCGCACGAGGCGCTGGAGCCGATCGAGCGCGAGATCGAGGTCGTGGACGGGGCGCTTCGGGCCCTGGTGGATCCCGGCATAATCCCCCACGCGGAGTATGACCTTGACAAGTTCCTCGCCCACCGGCGGGCCGTGCGCGACCTGTTCGAGATTCCCTGGACCGCGATCACTCCACGCATGCAGCGGCTGATCTGGGCGATCAATGCGATCAAGCAGCCGAACAACATGATCGCCGCAGGAGTCTACTGCGGGAACACGTTCATCTCGAACGCGGGCGCGGCGGTCGGGCCGGGCGCGTGCTACACGGCGGAGAACCTGATAGGCATCGAGATCAAGCCCGAGGAGGCCGAGCGCGCCGAGCGGAACGTCCGGCGCATCGACCCGACGGGAGTCGCCCGCATAGTCGCCGCCGACGCGGTGGATGTAGTGCGCGACTTCGACGGGCAGATCGACCTGCTCTACCTCGACGCCGACGGCGCGGGCGGCAGGGGCAAGGGAGTCTACCTCGACATCCTCGAGGCGTGCATCGACCGCATGCCGCCGGGAAGCGTTGTCCTCGCGCACAATAGCGTCAACTGCTTCGAGCGGCTGAAGTTCTACCTCGACTTCGTCCGCGACCCGGCAAACTGCGCCGCGAGCGTGAACGTCATCCTCGATCCCGAAGGGCTGGAAGTCTCCGTCCGTTAG
- a CDS encoding chitobiase/beta-hexosaminidase C-terminal domain-containing protein — MRRAVWATVLLILSLPAAGQKIGGKLAPPDPAFLDYLHKRTTTSAPVGHALGVMPSPVNPSRHRGTIAPSPLVGDGLPATYDLRTQGKLTAVRDQGMCSSCWAFALYGMIESAALPSRTLDLSEHHLNCKHGFDILPCTGGNLIMATACMARWSDPLFEADDLYVPGCTSSTEIPARRRLGDVSFIPDRSGPLDNGALKTAIMTNGAVYTVMCWDPACYNEPSSSYFDSGPFSSVHAVCLVGWDDNYDKGRFLAEPPGNGAFIVRNSWGASWGESGYFYVSYYDTWIGMDTGLVTTSDPDEDIDRVYEYDPLGWVGDYGYCDGDDWFANVFTAGRDEQLRAVSWYSAVPNCSYTVQVYLDPVGGPTNPSGPVATKSGTFAAAGYHILALDAPVALLAGHKFSVVVRNATPGYAYPIPVEYMFEGYTSSATSNPGESFVSSDGLAWMDAIELELDMFQANVCLKAFTGVTLEPAAMPVFDPDGGDFDQPQSVTITCPTPGATIHYTTTDIDPTEADPVVESGSSIQVDHSLTLRAKAFKNGWPPSGVQSAVYSFRVATPEFSPDGGTYQGEQYVTISSATPGAEIHYTTDGRDSTQEDGWVTGPVLVTEYTLLKARAWRAGWTPSGVKSAVYSFNKISPIKRLPDYLIVSVNRAIVSAAFGSFFYIEEDDRSCGIRVDVPGHGLQVGMRVDVSGQLRTKTTGERHLQFGTAVQSPPPYNTGSVAPLLLANRAVGGSDWFYDPLTGAGHRGVIGGLGLNSIGLLVTTSGEVTYSQPGVYYFVISDGSSVTDYSGYPGVRIAAGASITPPQMGQRMTVTGVCQCVNYGGAYYRIILPRNQADIVPYP, encoded by the coding sequence ATGAGAAGGGCTGTCTGGGCAACGGTTCTCCTGATACTCAGTCTGCCGGCAGCGGGCCAGAAGATCGGCGGGAAGCTTGCGCCGCCCGATCCCGCATTTCTCGACTACCTGCACAAACGCACGACGACATCGGCCCCGGTCGGACACGCGCTGGGAGTCATGCCCTCGCCGGTCAATCCATCGCGTCACAGAGGCACGATCGCTCCGTCCCCATTGGTTGGGGATGGACTCCCTGCGACGTATGACCTCCGAACACAGGGGAAGCTCACCGCCGTCAGGGACCAGGGAATGTGCTCATCCTGTTGGGCCTTTGCGCTCTACGGGATGATCGAGTCGGCCGCTCTGCCAAGCCGGACGCTCGATCTCTCCGAACACCACCTGAACTGCAAACACGGGTTCGACATCCTCCCCTGCACCGGCGGAAACCTCATCATGGCAACGGCGTGCATGGCCCGCTGGAGCGACCCTCTGTTCGAAGCCGACGATCTGTACGTCCCAGGCTGCACCTCATCGACGGAAATCCCAGCCCGCCGACGCCTAGGGGACGTGAGCTTCATCCCCGACAGGTCCGGGCCGCTCGACAATGGCGCGCTCAAGACAGCCATTATGACCAATGGCGCGGTCTATACCGTGATGTGCTGGGACCCGGCGTGCTACAACGAGCCATCGTCCTCCTACTTCGATTCAGGCCCGTTCTCGTCGGTCCACGCCGTCTGCCTCGTCGGCTGGGACGACAACTACGACAAGGGCAGGTTCCTCGCCGAGCCGCCGGGCAACGGCGCGTTCATAGTCCGGAACAGCTGGGGTGCGAGCTGGGGCGAGAGCGGGTACTTCTACGTGTCCTACTACGACACGTGGATCGGCATGGACACCGGGTTGGTCACGACCTCGGATCCGGATGAAGACATTGACCGCGTATACGAGTACGATCCGCTCGGCTGGGTCGGCGACTACGGCTACTGCGACGGAGACGACTGGTTCGCCAACGTCTTCACCGCCGGTCGTGACGAACAGCTCAGGGCGGTGAGCTGGTACAGCGCGGTCCCGAACTGCAGCTACACGGTGCAGGTCTATCTCGATCCGGTCGGCGGACCGACAAACCCATCAGGCCCAGTCGCAACGAAGAGTGGGACATTCGCAGCCGCCGGATATCACATCCTCGCCCTGGATGCGCCGGTCGCACTCCTGGCGGGACACAAGTTCTCGGTCGTCGTGCGAAATGCCACTCCCGGCTATGCATATCCGATCCCGGTCGAATACATGTTTGAGGGCTACACAAGCTCGGCGACATCGAACCCGGGCGAGAGCTTCGTTAGCAGCGACGGCCTCGCGTGGATGGACGCGATCGAACTGGAACTCGACATGTTCCAGGCAAACGTTTGCCTCAAGGCGTTCACTGGGGTCACTTTGGAGCCGGCTGCTATGCCGGTATTCGATCCAGACGGCGGTGACTTCGATCAGCCCCAGAGCGTGACCATCACCTGCCCTACCCCGGGCGCCACGATCCACTACACCACCACCGACATAGACCCGACTGAGGCCGATCCGGTAGTTGAGTCAGGCTCGTCGATCCAAGTTGACCACAGTCTGACCCTCAGAGCTAAGGCATTCAAGAACGGCTGGCCGCCGAGCGGAGTCCAGAGCGCGGTCTACAGCTTCAGGGTCGCAACGCCTGAGTTCAGTCCGGACGGCGGGACGTATCAGGGCGAGCAGTACGTCACGATTTCCTCCGCGACACCCGGAGCAGAGATCCATTACACCACCGACGGACGGGATTCTACTCAGGAGGATGGATGGGTGACGGGGCCTGTGCTGGTGACCGAGTACACGCTGCTCAAGGCCAGGGCGTGGAGAGCCGGTTGGACTCCGAGCGGCGTGAAGAGCGCAGTCTACAGCTTCAACAAGATATCGCCGATCAAGCGTCTCCCGGATTATCTGATCGTCTCGGTCAACCGGGCGATCGTGAGCGCTGCGTTTGGAAGCTTCTTCTACATCGAGGAAGACGACCGGTCCTGCGGCATTCGGGTTGACGTGCCGGGACACGGCCTTCAGGTCGGCATGAGAGTAGATGTCAGCGGCCAACTCCGAACAAAGACCACCGGCGAGAGACACCTTCAGTTCGGTACGGCCGTCCAGTCTCCTCCTCCGTACAACACCGGTAGCGTCGCTCCACTCCTGCTCGCGAACAGGGCGGTCGGCGGCTCGGACTGGTTCTACGATCCGCTCACCGGAGCGGGACACCGAGGGGTGATCGGAGGATTGGGCCTGAACAGCATCGGCCTCCTGGTGACAACCTCGGGGGAGGTGACGTACTCCCAGCCGGGCGTCTACTACTTCGTGATCTCGGACGGCTCGAGCGTGACCGACTACTCCGGCTATCCCGGCGTGCGGATCGCGGCAGGGGCCTCGATCACGCCACCGCAGATGGGCCAGCGTATGACGGTCACCGGCGTGTGCCAGTGCGTCAACTACGGCGGCGCCTACTACCGCATCATCCTTCCGAGAAACCAGGCGGATATCGTGCCGTACCCCTAG